In the genome of Mesorhizobium sp. NBSH29, the window TGACAGAACCGGGCATCAACGGAAAGTCACGTTGCGGTGAAAAGAAGCCGCCGGCGTTTCGCGCCGGCGGCTTCTTTCGATCACTCATGTTGGTCGGTCGCCTCAGGCGGCGAGATCGCGCAGCACGTACTGCAAAATGCCGCCATTTTTAAAGTAGTCGAGCTCGTCCAGCGTATCTATGCGGCAGACGAGCGGAACCGTTTTCACGGCCCCATCCCCGAAAGTGATGATCGCGTTCATCTTCTGGCGCGGGCGGATGTTTTCCAGCCCTTCGATGGTGACCGTTTCATCGCCGTTGAGACCCAGTGTCTTCCACGAGGTGCCTTCTTCAAAGACAAAGGGAATCACGCCCATGCCGACCAGGTTCGAGCGATGGATGCGCTCAAAGGACTGCGCGATGACAGCGCGAACACCAAGGAGATTGGTACCCTTTGCAGCCCAGTCGCGTGACGAGCCATTGCCATATTCAACACCGGCAAAGACAACCAGCGGCACGCCTTCCTGGCGATACTGCATGGCGGCGTCGTAGATTGGCACTTCTTCCTTGCTCGGATAGTGGAAGGTGTAGCCACCTTCACGGCCATTTTCGCCCAGCATGTGGTTGCGGATACGGATGTTGGCGAAGGTGCCGCGCATCATCACCTCGTGATTGCCACGGCGCGTTCCGTACTGGTTGAAGTCGGCTACGCCGACGCCGTTGTCCATCAGATATTGACCAGCAGGGGACGCGGCCTTGATCGCACCGGCAGGCGAGATGTGATCGGTGGTGATCTTATCGCCGAACAGACCCAGGACGCGTGCCCCGACGATCGTGCCAATCGCATCAGGCCTGGCATGCATTCCAGCAAAGTAGGGTGGGTTTTGCACATAGGTGGAATTGTCGTCCCATGTGTAAGTCTGACCATCCGGTGCCTGGACGTTCTGCCAGTTTTCGTCACCCTTGAAGACGTCAGCATATTTGCGTGCAAACAGCTCGCGCGTGACGTTCTCTGCGATAAAGGCATCAATTTCCTGGCTCGAAGGCCAAATGTCCTTCAGGAACACAGGATTGCCGTCGCGATCTTCACCAAGAGGTTCAGTGGTCAGGTCCATGGTCACGCTGCCAGCCAGCGCATAGGCAACCACGAGTGGCGGCGAGGCCAGATAGTTTGCCTGCACGTCTGGTGAGACGCGGCCCTCGAAATTGCGATTGCCCGAAAGAACAGCAGCGCCAATCAAGCCCTTATCATTGATGGTCTTGGAGATTGGCGCCGGCAATGGGCCGGAATTGCCGATACATGTGGTGCAACCAAAACCGACAAGGTTGAAGCCGATCTGGTCCAGTTCCTTTTGCAGGCCAGACTTTTCCAGATATTCAGCGACGACCTGGCTGCCTGGTGCCAGCGAAGTCTTGACCCATGGCTTTTGCTTGAGGCCAAGCCGGTTTGCGTTGCGGGCCAGAAGGCCAGCGGCCATCAGCACGCTCGGGTTCGACGTGTTCGTGCAGGAAGTGATGGCGGCAATCACGACATCGCCGTGGCCGAGATCATAATCCTCTCCCTCAACGGGATAGCGGGCCTTGAGATCGGATGTCTTCTTGTATTCCGTCGCCATGGCCTGCTCGAACCCGGCAGCGATCCCTTCCAGAGGAATGCGGCCTTCAGGGCGTTTTGGCCCAGCCATGGATGGAACAACGTCCGAGAGGTCGAGCTCAATACTGTCGGTGAAGACAGGTTCAGTTGAGCCCTTATCGCGCCACATGCCCTGAGCCTTGGAATATTCCTCGACCAGTTCGATGCGGTTTTCTGCGCGACCTGACATTGTAAGGTAGCGGATGGTCTCCGAATCCACGGGGAAGAAGCCACATGTGGCACCATATTCAGGCGCC includes:
- the acnA gene encoding aconitate hydratase AcnA, translated to MLAKSLDSFNCRRTLKVGKAEYIYYSLIEAEKNGLTGIAQLPYSMKVLLENLLRNEDGRTVTKESIEALAGWMTDKGKAGVEIAYRPARVLMQDFTGVPAVVDLAAMRDAMKNLGGDPQKINPLVPVDLVIDHSVIVDEFGTPRAFGRNVELEYERNEERYKFLKWGQQAFRNFRVVPPGTGICHQVNLEYLAQTVWTLTGEDGDIVAFPDTCVGTDSHTTMVNGLGVLGWGVGGIEAEAAMLGQPVSMLLPEVIGFRMIGSLKEGVTATDLVLTVTQMLRKKGVVGKFVEFYGPGLSNLTLADRATIGNMAPEYGATCGFFPVDSETIRYLTMSGRAENRIELVEEYSKAQGMWRDKGSTEPVFTDSIELDLSDVVPSMAGPKRPEGRIPLEGIAAGFEQAMATEYKKTSDLKARYPVEGEDYDLGHGDVVIAAITSCTNTSNPSVLMAAGLLARNANRLGLKQKPWVKTSLAPGSQVVAEYLEKSGLQKELDQIGFNLVGFGCTTCIGNSGPLPAPISKTINDKGLIGAAVLSGNRNFEGRVSPDVQANYLASPPLVVAYALAGSVTMDLTTEPLGEDRDGNPVFLKDIWPSSQEIDAFIAENVTRELFARKYADVFKGDENWQNVQAPDGQTYTWDDNSTYVQNPPYFAGMHARPDAIGTIVGARVLGLFGDKITTDHISPAGAIKAASPAGQYLMDNGVGVADFNQYGTRRGNHEVMMRGTFANIRIRNHMLGENGREGGYTFHYPSKEEVPIYDAAMQYRQEGVPLVVFAGVEYGNGSSRDWAAKGTNLLGVRAVIAQSFERIHRSNLVGMGVIPFVFEEGTSWKTLGLNGDETVTIEGLENIRPRQKMNAIITFGDGAVKTVPLVCRIDTLDELDYFKNGGILQYVLRDLAA